In Bremerella alba, the genomic window CAAAAACTAAGGCGCGTTGAATGGCTTCGTCTTCGGCTTCACTTCCTGTTTCGATCAGAGCTTCAACCAAGTAACCGGTGTTGGAAAGATCTGGGCGACCGGCTCCGCCATAGCCAACGCCACCGAACCACACGTCTTCTTGCTCGATCTCGCCTTTGCCGTATTGAAGCCCCGTAACAAACTCGCGAGCTTTCTTGAGCGTTTCGTTATAACGACCATCGGCATTGGCTTCGTTGAAGCAGAGCATCGCAACGCAGGTTTCGTAATTACGTAAGCGACCGTTGCCGTAAATTCCGCCATCCGGCTTAACGAATCCCTCCAGCGCTTTCAAACCTTTCGCGACGACTACGTCATCGACCGTCTTGCCGTTGCGTAGGGCCCCGGTTACAGCAAGCGCTGTAAGACCTGGTCCAGCTTGTGCGGTGAAACTTCCGTCAGCGGCCTGGCCGCTGTTCTCTAAGTACTGCAACCCTTTGGCCACTATGGTGTCGAGCTTCTGCTGTGACTCGCTTGAAATGGGGTTATCCGCAGCAACGGCGAAGGATCCCCATGCCAATAGTAAGCAGGGGAAAATTCCAAAGAAAACGCGACGGGAAATGTTCACAGCAACCTCGTTTCTCATAGTGACGAATAGCGCGCATTGAATCGATATCGCAAAGGTCATGCCAGCACGCATAAGGTGGTTCGAAATGAGCGAAACTCGAATGTTTTGAAGCGAGTCACGCTCGATACGATTTTCGTGGTGTCGATCTAGGTGACAGGCATGTCGTGCGAAGCGACATGCCAGAGCGATCTACTCCTGTTCATCGAGATGCCGTGTCTGACGTTTGGCAGCAAGCAAGCGGTCGAGATAACCTTTTTCCTCTTTCACTTCGAGGCCTGGTTCCGCTGCGGTCGGCGCGGATACCTCTTCTGTTTGGGGAGCCGCAATAGATACGTCGGCAATCATTTCCGCATCGTCGAAAGTGGCCTGCCAATCTTGGTTTAACTTTTCTTTTTGGGCTTTCAGTCTATGGAGCGACTCACCGGCTAAGGCTTCGGGAATGGGCTGATGTCTGATGCGTGCCCACAGGGTACCGACCCAGGCAAAGCTCCACAGAACCCGTCGATTGGCGATGTCCATCACGAACAGGCAAGCTACCGTCACCAGGACCAAGTACCAGAGCGGGCGTTGGCTGCTTGCTTTGCGGAGGTCGTGACGGAACGGTGTTGCTTCGATGTTGGCCAATTGCTCTTCGGTCATGTCCAAGTTGAAGATCTCGCCAGGGCGGCCGCCGAGGGGCGTCAGTGCGGCAAAACGCCGAAGCATCGGCAAGTTGTCAGAGCGATCACGAAACTCCTGGGCGTTTTGTACATTCACGCCGATCCGTAGCGGTGCCTGCCCTGGTTCAGGCGACACTGCCAAGAAGTGTGGACCGGCATGTTGGGCATCTAACTCGACCTCGTAGCGACCTGGCGCTACTTGAACAAAAGCTTCACTCACTATTTCGGATCGTGGGCCGACTCCGTTGAGCTGCGGTGCTGCAAAGTTGACGAAGTTTCCCTCGTCGTCGAGGGCATTGAGAATGAGTTTCACTTTTTGTCCACGGACTTCCGACGCAACGAGATAATTGTCGGAAGTACCAGTCGTTCGCATGCACCAGCGAATCATCTGCATCTGCAGCTTTTCATTGCCTTCCCAGCCGGTCCAGTCCGTTGTCCATCGCTGGCCAACATCGCTGGTCCAGCAGACACTTCTGCCAATACCGTATTGCCACGCTGCGAGTAGTGCGTTGGTTTGGCCCGTTGGATCCGGCGACGCGAGCAGTACATCGACCAGCGGACTATCCTTAGGGGTTGTCATCACATAGCCCGTAAACGGCGGGACTGTGGAAGGAATCCCTTTCAGAATTTCGTGATTCGCCGAGACTAGCGGCACCATTCCACTCGGTTTCTCGAAGACCAAGGGGCGAGCCACGCGACGGGTCTCTTGCATGAAGATACGTGGGATCGCTTTAGGCGAGGTCACTTGATAGAACTTTCCGCGTCCGATCGCTGCAATCTGATTTAATAAACGTACATCGGCATCTTGTCCCACAGCAACGGTTGATACTGTGATTCCGCTCTTTTCAATCTGACGGGTCAGGTCACCAAAGTCGGCTCGTGGAGTTTGCCCATCCGTCAGAACTATCATGTGTTTAATCGCGGCTTCATTGGCTTGCAGTTGACGAAAACCGTCCTCCATAGCGGGGAACATATTCGTTCCGCCACTCGCAGAAAGACGAGACATCATCTGCGTAACAAACTGGCGGTTCTTCGCAGTTTGCAGCGGGACAGTACGCGACGTGTTAGAGTCGAATGTGGTGACCCCGATGTAGTCGTGGGGCCCGAGGGCTCGTAGCGACTCGCGGGCTGCGGCTTTGCACCAGTGGATTTTCTCGCCAGACATCGACCCCGATTTATCCATGACCAGCATCAAAGCCCCGACTGGTACGACCTTGGCATCTTTGATCTTAAAGTCGAGCGGCATCGCCTCTTCGATCGGTGTGTTGGTCCAACCTCCGGCCCCAAAGCTGTCTGGTCCCCCCAGCATTATCAGCCCGGCACCTAAGTTCCGCGTGTTGTCGGCAAGCATTTGCATCTGGGCATCGCTGAACGCTGTGATTTCGCGGGTATCGCCACTGCTACGTGCCACATTGCCAAGAATGACTAGATCGTACGGCTGAAGATCAGATAGCCTGGTGAAGAGTTGGTTGCTGGGTTGAATGGTTACTTTTAAGTCATTTCGTCGAAGCATTTCGGCGAAGTCATCCAGCTCGTTGGGACGGGTAGAGTCGACAATCAGCAATACTTGGCCAGAAGACTCGATGTGTGTAAACGAAGCAGCACGGTTGTTCTGCGTGAAGCCATCAACCCCTTTAAGGTCAGGGGTGAACTCTGCTTCGTAGGTGTAGAAACCACCTTCGGGCAGGTTGTCTTGAAAAGAGAAGACACGGGTTCCCGGGGCGAGTTCGATTTGTTGTTCTATAACGACCTGATCGCGTCCATTGCCACGGCGAACAACACGAATCTTTCCTGCAACCGGTTTATTGCCGGTCTTCTGATCCCAATGGATTCCGGGGCGATTGTTCAATACGACCTGCACTGGAAAGGGAGTCTTCTCCCGCATGTTGGCAGGCGTGGTGATTTTTTCGACGGTAATTTCTGTGCGAGCCTGAGCGGTGATCGGAACTACGTCGATACCGATGCCTGCCTGGCTCAACGCTCTTGCAGCCGGCATGGCGTTGCCGAGAGTTTCTTTGCCATCGGTCACGATCACGACTCGCTTAGCCGCATCCACAGGGAATGCTGCTTGGGCCAGTTTCAACGCCGCTTCCAGATTTGTCTGTTGTGGATCGATGGCGGTTTCCATCTTGGATCGCAGAAACAGGTCGCCGGTCCAGGGCGGGATTTCGATGGCCGCGTTGCCGCCGAAACTAATCACGCCGACGCGGTCGTCCGGAACTTGCTGACGAAATGTATTGGCGGTCGAACGAACATAGTCGACCACGTCCTCTAGCCGTTCCGGCGGAATGCTTAAGGAACGATCAACAAGATAGATCACTGTCAGGCGATCATTTGTGCGAACCAGTTCGACTTCAGCTAAGGTCAAAACGACAAGTAAGCAAAGAAGACTTCGTAGTCCGTTGGCCAGAATCCAACGCCAGCGATTGCCAATGGCGAGTCCATGCCAAGAGACCCACCACAGCGCAGGTATGATCGCCAATAGCATCAAAAAGAAAGGGCGTTCTATCGAAAACTGAAGATCGAGCATTCAGCGTCTTTCGGACAATTAGCGTTCCAGCAAAGCATTTCTCTCATTCTACGCAGAAGAAACAAAAAAACAGACTCGATGATCAAAATGCCGAGACAAAGTGGATGATTGCAGTGGGCAGAGCCGGACATTCCGTTACGATGAAACGACCGGAGTAGGGGCTCGATTCCGGCGATAACACGACTCTTGCACACGGAGGCCGCATGAATTCCCATTCACCGGAAACTGAAGGGCGTAGTGGGCTGCTGAAGAAAGGGATCGATGTGATCGACCGTCTGGTCGTCCCATTGGTGTGGTACAGCGTCGGAATGTTGGCCATCGAATGCCAGTTTTATCCCAATCATGATAGCTATGACACGCCCGGTATTTTTCTATGGTCCGAGCGTATCGTCGCACTCATTTTCACCGTGGAATATGTCATACGTTTCATCCGAAACTCAGGCCGCGGATTTTATCCCATCACATCCCTCGGGGTAATTGACCTAATTGCGATCTTCCCTTTTTGGATCGGTTTTATTCCAGCGGTCGATCCCTACTTGCACTTGGTGCGCACACTTCGTGTATTGCGAATGCTGAAGTTCTTTCGCTATTCAAGGGGACTGCAACTCATGGCCCTGGGCTTCTATCGCTCTTACTGGAGCCTAAGGCCGTTGCTGCTCGCGACGTTGATCATGATTTTGTTCACGATGTTCGCCTTGTTTGAAGTCGAAGGGATGCATCAGGAAGAGTTCCGTAGCTTGTTCACCGTGGCCTGGTTTTTAGAAGTAACCGGAACCACGGTCGGCTACGGAGATATGTCGCCGGAATCGGTGCCAGGGAAGATCATTGTCATGGTTTACATGATCGGTGGCTTGGCTATCTTTATGGCGTGCTTCAGTGCGATAACGAGCAGCTTCGACCAAGTATTCAAGGAAGCGGCAGACCCGAACTTCGACCCATTAGATCAATTTGATAAGGTTCGCGAAGAACAAGAAGTGCTGGAAGAACAATTTAAAGACACTGGAATGTCCGATTTTGAAGACGAAGCAGCCGAGGAGGAATCGTCGGACAAGTCAGAAGAATAGAACGTATAACCTGAAATGATTGCAATGAGAACAGACCATGGAACCACGTGTCAGCTTGATTACGCTGGGTGTGAAAGACTTGCAGCGTTCGCTTCAGTTTTATCGCGACGGATTGGGCCTGCCGACCTCGTGGCAAGGGGATCAGGGAGTGGTCTTCTTTCGGACGACCGGCACGTGTCTGGCACTATATCCTTTAGATAAGCTCGCCGAGGATGTGGGTGGCGCTTGGATCGGCCAAGAACGTTCTCAATTCACAGGCATCTCGCTA contains:
- a CDS encoding prenyltransferase/squalene oxidase repeat-containing protein, with the protein product MRNEVAVNISRRVFFGIFPCLLLAWGSFAVAADNPISSESQQKLDTIVAKGLQYLENSGQAADGSFTAQAGPGLTALAVTGALRNGKTVDDVVVAKGLKALEGFVKPDGGIYGNGRLRNYETCVAMLCFNEANADGRYNETLKKAREFVTGLQYGKGEIEQEDVWFGGVGYGGAGRPDLSNTGYLVEALIETGSEAEDEAIQRALVFVSRCQNLESKYNDTQFAGKVNDGGFYYEVPREKIDPSTSPERYTENGGIRSYGSMSYAGLKSMIYAGLTKDDPRVKAASQWVKDNYSVEKNPGMGSAGLFYYYHTFAAGLGTVGLTEVTDADGNTHNWREDLINELAKRQNEDGSWANENGRWFENDKNLATAFALMALSYCDADSAKPAGTATE
- a CDS encoding VWA domain-containing protein, which codes for MLDLQFSIERPFFLMLLAIIPALWWVSWHGLAIGNRWRWILANGLRSLLCLLVVLTLAEVELVRTNDRLTVIYLVDRSLSIPPERLEDVVDYVRSTANTFRQQVPDDRVGVISFGGNAAIEIPPWTGDLFLRSKMETAIDPQQTNLEAALKLAQAAFPVDAAKRVVIVTDGKETLGNAMPAARALSQAGIGIDVVPITAQARTEITVEKITTPANMREKTPFPVQVVLNNRPGIHWDQKTGNKPVAGKIRVVRRGNGRDQVVIEQQIELAPGTRVFSFQDNLPEGGFYTYEAEFTPDLKGVDGFTQNNRAASFTHIESSGQVLLIVDSTRPNELDDFAEMLRRNDLKVTIQPSNQLFTRLSDLQPYDLVILGNVARSSGDTREITAFSDAQMQMLADNTRNLGAGLIMLGGPDSFGAGGWTNTPIEEAMPLDFKIKDAKVVPVGALMLVMDKSGSMSGEKIHWCKAAARESLRALGPHDYIGVTTFDSNTSRTVPLQTAKNRQFVTQMMSRLSASGGTNMFPAMEDGFRQLQANEAAIKHMIVLTDGQTPRADFGDLTRQIEKSGITVSTVAVGQDADVRLLNQIAAIGRGKFYQVTSPKAIPRIFMQETRRVARPLVFEKPSGMVPLVSANHEILKGIPSTVPPFTGYVMTTPKDSPLVDVLLASPDPTGQTNALLAAWQYGIGRSVCWTSDVGQRWTTDWTGWEGNEKLQMQMIRWCMRTTGTSDNYLVASEVRGQKVKLILNALDDEGNFVNFAAPQLNGVGPRSEIVSEAFVQVAPGRYEVELDAQHAGPHFLAVSPEPGQAPLRIGVNVQNAQEFRDRSDNLPMLRRFAALTPLGGRPGEIFNLDMTEEQLANIEATPFRHDLRKASSQRPLWYLVLVTVACLFVMDIANRRVLWSFAWVGTLWARIRHQPIPEALAGESLHRLKAQKEKLNQDWQATFDDAEMIADVSIAAPQTEEVSAPTAAEPGLEVKEEKGYLDRLLAAKRQTRHLDEQE
- a CDS encoding ion transporter; translation: MNSHSPETEGRSGLLKKGIDVIDRLVVPLVWYSVGMLAIECQFYPNHDSYDTPGIFLWSERIVALIFTVEYVIRFIRNSGRGFYPITSLGVIDLIAIFPFWIGFIPAVDPYLHLVRTLRVLRMLKFFRYSRGLQLMALGFYRSYWSLRPLLLATLIMILFTMFALFEVEGMHQEEFRSLFTVAWFLEVTGTTVGYGDMSPESVPGKIIVMVYMIGGLAIFMACFSAITSSFDQVFKEAADPNFDPLDQFDKVREEQEVLEEQFKDTGMSDFEDEAAEEESSDKSEE
- a CDS encoding VOC family protein, with amino-acid sequence MEPRVSLITLGVKDLQRSLQFYRDGLGLPTSWQGDQGVVFFRTTGTCLALYPLDKLAEDVGGAWIGQERSQFTGISLAHNVREKDEVDHILKQAEAAGAKIEKPAQDTFWGGYAGYFSDLDGYLWEVAYGAFDFNEDGSLKIP